One region of Baekduia soli genomic DNA includes:
- a CDS encoding calcium-binding protein, which produces MPPTIRCAGAGILALLATAALAGPAGAVTAAASSGVLVVTGGPGPDRVIVTVDRTGAPAFTVTDGFDAVLPGAGCSAAGLAASCPLAGLTALQVRLGDGDDSLVTQSPLPVDAAGEGGDDALLAQEPQAPDAPAPATLDGGEGDDRLSGSRAGDVLRGGPGDDVFDGNAGDDLLDLGPGSDTVSDVAGDDRIEAQDGTVDHVDCGPGTDTGFFDPVDEVRHCELGVLPPPAVPDCAPVVRRPTAVQLRRLRTTGALVVAASATLPCGLRARVLLGGRTVATATRPARATRVALRLGPRARRATRLTLSVSGSAVGAPTRTRRLTLRLPAPP; this is translated from the coding sequence ATGCCGCCGACGATCCGCTGCGCCGGTGCCGGGATCCTGGCGCTGCTGGCCACCGCCGCCCTGGCCGGGCCCGCCGGCGCGGTCACCGCCGCGGCGTCCTCCGGCGTGCTGGTCGTCACGGGCGGCCCCGGACCCGACCGCGTCATCGTGACCGTGGACCGCACGGGTGCGCCGGCCTTCACGGTCACCGACGGCTTCGACGCCGTGCTGCCCGGCGCCGGCTGCTCCGCGGCGGGCCTGGCCGCCTCCTGCCCGCTGGCCGGCCTGACCGCCCTGCAGGTGCGCCTGGGCGACGGCGACGACAGCCTCGTCACGCAGTCGCCGCTGCCCGTCGACGCCGCGGGCGAGGGCGGCGACGACGCGCTGCTGGCCCAGGAGCCGCAGGCGCCCGACGCCCCGGCGCCCGCGACCCTGGACGGCGGCGAGGGCGACGACCGCCTCAGCGGCAGCCGCGCCGGCGACGTGCTGCGGGGCGGTCCCGGCGACGACGTCTTCGACGGCAACGCGGGCGACGACCTCCTGGACCTCGGTCCCGGCAGCGATACGGTCAGCGACGTGGCCGGCGACGATCGCATCGAGGCGCAGGACGGGACGGTCGACCACGTCGACTGCGGTCCCGGGACCGACACGGGGTTCTTCGACCCCGTCGACGAGGTGCGCCACTGCGAGCTCGGGGTGCTGCCGCCGCCCGCCGTCCCCGACTGTGCGCCGGTCGTGCGGCGGCCCACCGCCGTCCAGCTGCGCCGGCTGCGCACCACGGGCGCGCTCGTGGTCGCCGCCAGCGCCACGCTGCCGTGCGGCCTGCGGGCGCGCGTGCTGCTGGGCGGTCGCACCGTCGCGACCGCGACGCGCCCGGCCCGGGCCACCCGCGTCGCTCTGCGCCTGGGGCCGCGTGCGCGCCGGGCCACGCGGCTGACGCTGAGCGTGTCGGGCTCGGCCGTCGGCGCCCCGACGCGCACGCGGCGCCTGACGCTGCGCCTGCCGGCCCCACCATGA
- a CDS encoding calcium-binding protein, whose translation MTRRPAALLALLAVLGGSTAAVAATGPRLQIGTRGPDVLVGGPGRDRILGRGGADRIRGRAGADILNGGPGNDVVFGDAGNDLIIGGPGQDTLLGGAGNDVIRARDGFADTISCGAGRDRVIADALDVVAGDCEVVRRG comes from the coding sequence GTGACCCGCCGCCCCGCCGCCCTCCTCGCGCTCCTCGCCGTCCTCGGCGGGTCCACCGCCGCGGTCGCCGCGACCGGCCCGCGGCTGCAGATCGGCACGCGGGGCCCCGACGTCCTGGTGGGCGGCCCGGGCCGCGACCGGATCCTGGGCCGCGGCGGCGCCGACCGCATCCGCGGCCGCGCGGGCGCCGACATCCTCAACGGTGGCCCGGGCAACGACGTGGTCTTCGGCGACGCGGGCAACGACCTCATCATCGGCGGTCCCGGGCAGGACACGCTGCTGGGCGGCGCGGGCAACGACGTGATCCGCGCCCGCGACGGGTTCGCCGACACCATCAGCTGCGGGGCGGGCCGCGACCGCGTCATCGCCGACGCGCTCGACGTCGTGGCCGGCGACTGCGAGGTCGTGCGGCGTGGGTGA
- a CDS encoding HD domain-containing protein, with the protein MAESFTDSPLLTARFAAALTFALEHHERHLRKGTPVPYVAHLLAAASLVLEMHGDEDEAIAALLHDVVEDGGGRGALVDIERAFGPAVAATVLANIDAVDEGAGIPSWGERKRGYIASFPTKSPAALRVSLADKLHNARAILLDYRTHGDDVWTRFGQRQGLATRVYYRELAAAFEREQDRMGEAAVPMVGELRRTVDALTALAQDRQGPDSRALFD; encoded by the coding sequence GTGGCCGAGTCGTTCACCGACAGCCCGCTGCTGACGGCCCGCTTCGCGGCCGCGCTGACCTTCGCGCTCGAGCACCACGAGCGCCACCTGCGCAAGGGCACGCCGGTGCCCTACGTGGCCCACCTGCTCGCGGCGGCCTCGCTCGTGCTCGAGATGCACGGCGACGAGGACGAGGCGATCGCCGCGCTCCTGCACGACGTCGTCGAGGACGGCGGCGGGCGGGGGGCGCTGGTCGACATCGAGCGGGCGTTCGGCCCGGCCGTGGCCGCGACCGTGCTCGCCAACATCGACGCCGTCGACGAGGGCGCCGGGATCCCGTCGTGGGGCGAGCGCAAGCGCGGCTACATCGCGTCGTTCCCGACCAAGTCGCCCGCCGCGCTGCGCGTCTCGCTGGCCGACAAGCTCCACAACGCGCGCGCGATCCTCCTGGACTACCGGACCCACGGCGACGACGTGTGGACGCGGTTCGGCCAGCGCCAGGGGCTGGCGACGCGCGTCTACTACCGCGAGCTGGCGGCGGCGTTCGAGCGCGAGCAGGACCGCATGGGGGAGGCGGCCGTGCCGATGGTCGGCGAGCTGCGGCGCACCGTCGACGCGCTCACGGCGCTGGCGCAGGACCGCCAGGGCCCGGACTCCCGCGCGCTGTTCGACTGA
- the folE gene encoding GTP cyclohydrolase I FolE: protein MHLDPRHGAGGRRIDLPAAQRAAADLLIALGADLGHEGLADTPRRMAEAYAELLTPEPFTVTTFPNEGAYDELVLVRDVPFHSLCMHHLLPFQGVAHIAYLPGERIVGLSKLARVVEHVARDLQVQERMTRQIADWIDTTLQPRGVGVVLEAEHLCMTLRGVRKAGSRTVTSALHGLVRQDPRTRQEFLELVRG from the coding sequence CTGCACCTCGACCCCCGCCACGGTGCCGGGGGCCGCCGGATCGACCTGCCCGCCGCGCAGCGCGCCGCCGCCGACCTGCTCATCGCGCTGGGCGCCGACCTGGGCCACGAGGGCCTGGCCGACACGCCCCGGCGGATGGCCGAGGCCTACGCCGAGCTGCTGACCCCCGAGCCGTTCACGGTGACCACGTTCCCCAACGAGGGCGCCTACGACGAGCTCGTCCTCGTGCGCGACGTGCCGTTCCACTCCCTGTGCATGCACCACCTGCTGCCCTTCCAGGGCGTCGCGCACATCGCCTACCTGCCCGGCGAGCGCATCGTCGGGCTCTCCAAGCTGGCCCGCGTCGTCGAGCACGTCGCGCGCGACCTCCAGGTCCAGGAGCGCATGACGCGCCAGATCGCCGACTGGATCGACACGACGCTTCAGCCCCGCGGCGTCGGGGTCGTGCTCGAGGCCGAGCACCTGTGCATGACGCTGCGCGGCGTGCGCAAGGCCGGCAGCCGGACGGTGACCTCCGCGTTGCACGGCCTCGTCCGCCAGGACCCGCGCACCCGCCAGGAGTTCCTCGAGCTCGTCCGCGGCTGA
- a CDS encoding ATP-dependent helicase — translation MFVSEASPTSEPHAPPWLADLNPEQHAAAVHRDGHLLVLAGAGTGKTTTVCARVAWLIEEGVAPERILLLTFTRRAAREMLARAGALTRSAPGGGARRVVGGTFHAAAHRLVRAHAAALGLAQDFALLDAADAADLLDLVRQEQGLSETGRRFPRKHTLADLCSRTVNAQRPLRELLASDFPWCEEHGDALAELFRAFAARKRELGVLDLDDLLLYWRALVLDPAAGRHIAQGIDHVLVDEYQDVNGLQVDIVAGLADHGCTVTAVGNDFQAIYGFRSASAGHILGFPAQFAGAATVTLERNYRSGQGLLDVANAVAAQDADGFPKVLRAQRGGGEVPRLVFCRDQTHEAAEVCDRVLAAREEGMLLREQAVLARTGHDTDLLELELSRRRIPYVKYGGLRYLEAAHVKDFLAVLRLTDRLGDEMSWFRVLLLLEGVGPNRARRALDHLLAGGPPPAAELPARWETARAELPSGAREHGDALVAALAGAQDAGAAAGAERLRDALAPLVRAKYPDGAVRLQDLDALCGLAGEAADLRTFVAELVIDPPSSSSDLAVAPHLDDDWLVLSTVHSAKGLEWQSVHVIAAYDGNFPACMAVGTKESIAEERRLLYVALTRARRSLTVYVPRRYYHRPTGRDDGHGYGKASRFLSPDVQALCEVVHLADDPAAAAPVPAPGAQARITVSVDELFA, via the coding sequence ATGTTCGTGTCCGAGGCCTCACCCACGTCCGAGCCGCACGCCCCGCCGTGGCTGGCCGACCTCAACCCGGAGCAGCACGCGGCCGCCGTGCACCGCGACGGGCACCTGCTCGTGCTCGCCGGTGCCGGGACCGGCAAGACGACGACGGTGTGCGCCCGCGTGGCGTGGCTGATCGAGGAGGGCGTCGCACCCGAGCGCATCCTGCTGCTGACGTTCACGCGCCGGGCGGCGCGCGAGATGCTCGCACGGGCCGGGGCGCTGACGCGGTCGGCCCCGGGCGGCGGCGCCCGGCGGGTCGTCGGCGGCACGTTCCACGCCGCGGCCCACCGGCTCGTGCGCGCCCACGCGGCGGCGCTCGGGCTGGCCCAGGACTTCGCGCTGCTCGACGCCGCCGACGCCGCCGACCTGCTCGACCTCGTCCGCCAGGAGCAGGGCCTGAGCGAGACGGGGCGCCGCTTCCCGCGCAAGCACACGCTGGCCGACCTCTGCTCGCGGACGGTCAACGCGCAGCGGCCGCTGCGCGAGCTGCTGGCGTCGGACTTCCCGTGGTGCGAGGAGCACGGCGACGCGCTGGCCGAGCTCTTCCGGGCGTTCGCCGCGCGCAAGCGGGAGCTGGGCGTGCTGGACCTCGACGACCTCCTGCTGTACTGGCGCGCGCTCGTGCTCGACCCGGCCGCGGGGCGCCACATCGCGCAGGGCATCGACCACGTCCTCGTCGACGAGTACCAGGACGTCAACGGCCTGCAGGTCGACATCGTCGCCGGCCTGGCCGACCACGGCTGCACGGTCACCGCGGTCGGCAACGACTTCCAGGCCATCTACGGGTTCCGGTCGGCCTCGGCCGGGCACATCCTCGGCTTCCCGGCGCAGTTCGCCGGGGCCGCGACGGTCACGCTGGAGCGCAACTACCGCTCCGGCCAGGGCCTGCTCGACGTCGCCAACGCGGTCGCCGCCCAGGACGCCGACGGCTTCCCGAAGGTCCTTCGCGCCCAGCGGGGCGGCGGCGAGGTCCCGCGGCTGGTGTTCTGCCGCGACCAGACCCACGAGGCCGCCGAGGTGTGCGACCGGGTGCTGGCCGCCCGCGAGGAGGGGATGCTCCTGCGCGAGCAGGCGGTCCTGGCCCGCACGGGCCACGACACCGACCTGCTCGAGCTTGAGCTGTCGCGGCGGCGGATCCCCTACGTCAAGTACGGCGGCCTGCGCTACCTGGAGGCCGCCCACGTCAAGGACTTCCTGGCCGTGCTGCGGCTGACGGACCGCCTCGGCGACGAGATGTCGTGGTTCCGTGTCCTGCTGCTGCTCGAGGGCGTCGGGCCCAACCGGGCCCGCCGGGCCCTCGACCACCTGCTCGCGGGCGGCCCGCCGCCGGCGGCCGAGCTGCCGGCGCGCTGGGAGACCGCGCGGGCGGAGCTGCCCTCGGGCGCCCGGGAGCATGGCGACGCGCTCGTCGCCGCGCTGGCCGGCGCCCAGGACGCCGGCGCCGCGGCGGGGGCCGAGCGGCTGCGCGACGCGCTGGCCCCGCTCGTGCGGGCCAAGTACCCCGACGGCGCCGTGCGCCTCCAGGATCTCGACGCGCTGTGCGGCCTGGCCGGCGAGGCGGCCGACCTGCGCACGTTCGTGGCCGAGCTCGTCATCGACCCGCCGTCCTCGTCGAGCGACCTCGCGGTCGCGCCCCACCTCGACGACGACTGGCTCGTGCTGTCGACCGTGCACTCGGCCAAGGGGCTGGAGTGGCAGTCGGTGCACGTCATCGCTGCCTACGACGGCAACTTCCCGGCGTGCATGGCCGTGGGCACGAAGGAGAGCATCGCCGAGGAGCGCCGCCTGCTCTACGTCGCGCTGACGCGGGCGCGCCGCTCGCTGACCGTCTACGTCCCGCGCCGCTACTACCACCGCCCCACCGGGCGCGACGACGGCCACGGCTACGGCAAGGCCTCGCGGTTCCTGTCGCCCGACGTCCAGGCGCTGTGCGAGGTCGTCCACCTGGCCGACGACCCCGCCGCCGCCGCACCGGTCCCCGCCCCCGGCGCGCAGGCGAGGATCACCGTGTCGGTGGACGAGCTGTTCGCCTGA
- a CDS encoding metallophosphoesterase translates to MRTLVVSDLHLGSRLDRDVLRRPAAQAALLDALGGIDRLVLLGDVIELAEQRDEIAIAVTEPVLRAIGARMGPDREILLVPGNHDRALVRPWLLRERERVAVDQVVPPDATPLLARLVSWLAPAPVRVHYPGVWLGDGVFATHGHYLDRHLLPESAFGVTRGRLRRGSAETVAPYEYERIRRTPSASRIEALLARWLPRPLAIVVEDLAEVLRVSTMPHVARRRGGYHLAPLTSRLLGVQMQRASVPALARVVRRLGVDPEVVIFGHVHRRGPVKGDDAELWTGPGGRPRIVNTGAWTYEALLLHGAGPPHPYWPGGAVLVETGAEPRSIGLLDGLDAETLARP, encoded by the coding sequence GTGCGCACGCTCGTCGTCTCCGACCTGCACCTCGGCAGCCGCCTGGACCGCGACGTGCTGCGGCGCCCCGCCGCGCAGGCGGCGCTCCTGGACGCGCTGGGCGGCATCGACCGCCTCGTACTGCTCGGCGACGTCATCGAGCTGGCCGAGCAGCGCGACGAGATCGCGATCGCCGTGACCGAGCCGGTGCTGCGCGCCATCGGCGCGCGGATGGGCCCCGATCGCGAGATCCTGCTCGTGCCGGGCAACCACGACCGCGCGCTCGTGCGCCCATGGCTGCTGCGCGAGCGCGAGCGCGTCGCCGTCGACCAGGTCGTCCCGCCCGACGCCACGCCGCTGCTGGCCCGGCTCGTCTCCTGGCTGGCGCCCGCGCCGGTTCGCGTGCACTACCCGGGGGTCTGGCTCGGCGACGGCGTCTTCGCCACCCACGGCCACTACCTCGACCGCCACCTCCTGCCCGAGTCGGCCTTCGGGGTCACGCGCGGGCGCCTGCGCCGGGGGTCCGCCGAGACCGTCGCGCCCTACGAGTACGAGCGGATCCGCCGGACGCCGTCGGCGAGCCGTATCGAGGCGCTGCTGGCCCGGTGGCTGCCGCGCCCGCTGGCGATCGTCGTCGAGGACCTCGCCGAGGTGCTGCGCGTGTCGACGATGCCGCACGTGGCCCGCCGCCGCGGCGGCTACCACCTCGCGCCGCTGACCTCCCGGCTGCTCGGCGTCCAGATGCAGCGCGCCAGCGTCCCGGCGCTGGCCCGGGTCGTGCGGCGGCTCGGGGTCGATCCCGAGGTCGTCATCTTCGGCCACGTGCACCGCCGGGGGCCCGTCAAGGGCGACGACGCCGAGCTCTGGACCGGGCCCGGGGGCCGGCCGCGCATCGTCAACACCGGCGCCTGGACCTACGAGGCCCTCCTCCTGCACGGCGCCGGGCCGCCGCACCCCTACTGGCCCGGCGGCGCGGTGCTCGTCGAGACGGGCGCGGAGCCGCGGTCGATCGGCCTGCTCGACGGCCTGGACGCCGAGACGCTCGCCCGCCCGTGA
- a CDS encoding DEAD/DEAH box helicase: protein MTSDLPQDPAGFAATGLTDALVDVLSGLGYEEPTPIQREAIPPLLAGRDLLGQAATGTGKTAAFALPLVQRLAARADRGGRPSALVLVPTRELAMQVSEAVHRYGRAAGARVLPIYGGQPITRQLKALDRGVDVVVATPGRALDHIGRRTLRPADLDTIVLDEADEMLDMGFAEDIEAILADTPAGRQTVLFSATMPARINRMARSHLTDPVTIRMGDASTPAGEAPLVRQSAYIVAREHKPAALGRVLDLESPAAALVFCRTRDEVDTLTEQLNGRGYRAEALHGGMTQEGRSRVVARVRAGTADLLVATDVAARGLDIDQLTHVINYDVPAAPEAYVHRIGRVGRAGREGVAITLAQPREHRMLKAIERTTGRRLVIETVPTIADLRERRLDMTRASLQEALLEGGLDPFRVVVNTLADEHDLMEIALAAVKLAHEAGGNVTDEQEIPDVRPRPARPEKPARAAPGPRSGGAPAGRAARRERIPAADMTRLFVNAGRNAGIRPQDLVGAIANESQLSGREIGAIEIADRFSLVEVPEAAADAVITALRGATIKGKRATVRRERY from the coding sequence ATGACCTCAGATCTCCCGCAGGACCCCGCCGGATTCGCCGCCACCGGCCTCACCGACGCCCTCGTCGACGTCCTCTCCGGCCTCGGCTACGAGGAGCCCACGCCCATCCAGCGCGAGGCCATCCCGCCGCTGCTCGCGGGCCGCGACCTCCTCGGCCAGGCCGCGACGGGCACGGGCAAGACCGCCGCGTTCGCGCTGCCGCTCGTGCAGCGCCTGGCCGCCCGCGCCGACCGCGGCGGCCGTCCGTCGGCGCTCGTGCTCGTGCCGACCCGCGAGCTGGCGATGCAGGTCTCCGAGGCCGTGCACCGCTACGGCCGGGCCGCCGGCGCGCGGGTCCTGCCGATCTACGGCGGCCAGCCCATCACCCGCCAGCTGAAGGCGCTGGACCGCGGCGTGGACGTCGTCGTGGCCACGCCGGGCCGGGCCCTCGACCACATCGGCCGCCGCACGCTGCGCCCCGCCGACCTGGACACGATCGTCCTCGACGAGGCCGACGAGATGCTCGACATGGGCTTCGCGGAGGACATCGAGGCGATCCTGGCCGACACCCCCGCCGGGCGCCAGACCGTCCTGTTCTCGGCGACGATGCCCGCGCGCATCAACCGGATGGCCCGCAGCCACCTCACCGATCCCGTGACGATCCGCATGGGGGACGCCTCGACCCCGGCGGGCGAGGCGCCGCTCGTGCGCCAGAGCGCCTACATCGTCGCCCGCGAGCACAAGCCCGCCGCGCTGGGCCGCGTGCTCGACCTCGAGTCGCCGGCGGCGGCGCTCGTGTTCTGCCGCACCCGCGACGAGGTCGACACGCTCACCGAGCAGCTCAACGGTCGCGGCTATCGCGCCGAGGCCCTGCACGGCGGGATGACCCAGGAGGGCCGCAGCCGGGTCGTGGCCCGCGTGCGGGCGGGTACCGCCGACCTGCTCGTGGCGACCGACGTGGCGGCCCGCGGGCTGGACATCGACCAGCTCACGCACGTCATCAACTACGACGTTCCCGCGGCGCCCGAGGCCTACGTGCACCGCATCGGCCGCGTGGGCCGCGCCGGGCGCGAGGGCGTGGCGATCACGCTCGCCCAGCCCCGCGAGCACCGCATGCTCAAGGCGATCGAGCGCACGACGGGCCGTCGCCTGGTCATCGAGACGGTCCCGACGATCGCCGACCTGCGCGAGCGCCGCCTGGACATGACCCGCGCCTCGCTGCAGGAGGCGCTGCTGGAGGGCGGGTTGGACCCGTTCCGGGTCGTGGTCAACACGCTGGCCGACGAGCACGACCTCATGGAGATCGCCCTGGCCGCCGTCAAGCTCGCCCACGAGGCGGGCGGCAACGTCACCGACGAGCAGGAGATCCCCGACGTGCGGCCGCGCCCGGCGCGGCCCGAGAAGCCGGCTCGCGCCGCCCCGGGGCCGCGGTCCGGGGGCGCGCCCGCCGGCCGCGCGGCGCGGCGCGAGCGCATCCCGGCCGCCGACATGACGCGCCTGTTCGTCAACGCCGGGCGCAACGCGGGGATCCGCCCGCAGGACCTCGTCGGGGCGATCGCCAACGAGTCCCAACTCAGCGGCCGGGAGATCGGGGCGATCGAGATCGCCGACCGCTTCTCGCTCGTCGAGGTGCCCGAGGCGGCCGCCGACGCGGTGATCACCGCGCTGCGCGGCGCGACGATCAAGGGCAAGCGCGCCACGGTCCGGCGCGAGCGCTACTGA
- a CDS encoding HAMP domain-containing sensor histidine kinase, with amino-acid sequence MRSLRGRLTLGILIVLTAVLVVAGLLVSRLVAQSERAALDDRLERTAELSRGTARAAVQEEVPGDDRRLDDVLSATGSSLRLLFGSSVLLDAGIPPPAHARLTPGLHTFRAGGKSYRAYVTTLSDKELGGLARIEAVTPLAGLQRRQHRLDRQLLGLGLVTLLVAGAGVWLAAELLLRPLRRLRAVASSIAGDQDLSRRVPPDDGPAELRSLAASFNAMLARLGRSAQDRERALEATRRFAADAGHELRTPLTSVQATLSTLRRHPELPEPRREAMLGDALDEQRRLVELLDGLQALARGEAAPAEHVTVDLVEVVDAAVGAVAARHPPVALVADLPGTPVLVGGWEPGLRLLAENLVENAARHGRAAGRVQVTLTPEAVLRVEDDGPGVPPDERDRVFEPFARVDGGDAPGSGLGLALVAQQARHHGATVTVGDAALGGASFQVDFGAARAGGTRA; translated from the coding sequence TTGCGCAGTCTCCGCGGCCGGCTGACGCTGGGCATCCTGATCGTCCTGACGGCGGTCCTGGTGGTCGCCGGCCTGCTCGTGTCCCGGCTCGTCGCGCAGTCCGAGCGCGCGGCGCTCGACGACCGGCTCGAGCGCACGGCCGAGCTCTCGCGCGGCACGGCGCGGGCGGCCGTCCAGGAGGAGGTGCCGGGCGACGACCGGCGCCTGGACGACGTGCTGTCGGCGACGGGCAGCTCGCTGCGCCTGCTGTTCGGGTCCAGCGTCCTGCTCGATGCCGGGATCCCGCCGCCCGCCCACGCGCGGCTGACGCCGGGGCTGCACACGTTCCGCGCCGGGGGCAAGAGCTACCGGGCCTACGTCACGACGCTGAGCGACAAGGAGCTGGGCGGGCTGGCGCGGATCGAGGCCGTGACGCCGCTGGCGGGCCTGCAGCGCCGCCAGCACCGCCTGGACCGCCAGCTGCTCGGCCTCGGGCTCGTGACGCTCCTGGTCGCCGGCGCGGGCGTCTGGCTGGCCGCCGAGCTGCTGCTGCGCCCGCTGCGGCGCCTGCGCGCCGTGGCCTCGAGCATCGCGGGCGACCAGGACCTCAGCCGCCGCGTGCCGCCCGACGACGGGCCGGCCGAGCTGCGGTCGCTGGCGGCCAGCTTCAACGCCATGCTCGCCCGCCTGGGCCGCTCGGCGCAGGACCGCGAGCGGGCGCTGGAGGCCACGCGGCGCTTCGCCGCCGACGCCGGGCACGAGCTGCGCACGCCGCTGACCTCCGTGCAGGCCACGCTGTCGACGCTCCGTCGCCATCCCGAGCTGCCCGAGCCTCGGCGCGAGGCGATGCTCGGCGACGCGCTGGACGAGCAGCGCCGCCTCGTCGAGCTGCTCGACGGCCTGCAGGCGCTGGCCCGCGGCGAGGCCGCGCCCGCCGAGCACGTCACCGTCGACCTCGTGGAGGTCGTCGACGCGGCCGTCGGCGCCGTCGCCGCGCGCCATCCCCCGGTGGCGCTGGTCGCCGACCTGCCGGGCACGCCGGTGCTCGTCGGCGGCTGGGAGCCGGGCCTGCGGCTGCTGGCCGAGAACCTGGTGGAGAACGCGGCGCGCCACGGCCGCGCCGCCGGCCGCGTGCAGGTCACGCTGACGCCCGAGGCGGTCCTGCGGGTCGAGGACGACGGCCCCGGCGTGCCGCCGGACGAGCGCGACCGGGTCTTCGAGCCCTTCGCGCGCGTCGACGGCGGCGACGCGCCGGGCTCGGGCCTCGGCCTCGCGCTCGTGGCCCAGCAGGCCCGCCACCACGGCGCGACCGTGACGGTCGGCGACGCCGCGCTGGGGGGCGCGTCGTTCCAGGTGGACTTCGGCGCGGCGCGGGCCGGCGGGACGCGCGCGTAG
- a CDS encoding SDR family oxidoreductase, whose translation MSEHTGRTALVTGAAGGIGAAITTRLQQDGWSVLGVDLHDDAPTVGLAADLTSREANREAVEEAVRRFGRLDAVIPNAGIQHVAPVAEFPEDRWDAILALMLTSPFLLARYAWPHLVRSDAPRYVAIASAHALAASPFKSAYVSAKHGVLGLVRTLALEGAAEGLCATAVCPGYVRTPLVEGQIAAQAEVHGLSEERVLEDVILAPQAIKRLIEPEEVAGVVAFLLGPGGAAFTGVPVTMDLGWTAR comes from the coding sequence ATGAGCGAGCACACGGGACGGACCGCGCTGGTCACGGGCGCCGCGGGCGGCATCGGCGCGGCGATCACCACGAGGCTGCAGCAGGACGGCTGGTCGGTGCTCGGCGTCGACCTGCACGACGACGCGCCGACGGTCGGCCTGGCCGCCGATCTCACGAGCCGGGAGGCCAACCGCGAGGCGGTGGAGGAGGCCGTGCGGCGCTTCGGGCGCCTGGACGCGGTCATCCCGAACGCCGGGATCCAGCACGTGGCGCCGGTGGCCGAGTTTCCCGAGGACCGCTGGGACGCGATCCTCGCTCTCATGCTCACGAGCCCGTTCCTGCTGGCCCGGTACGCGTGGCCGCACCTGGTCCGCTCCGACGCGCCGCGCTACGTGGCCATCGCGTCGGCCCACGCGCTGGCGGCGTCGCCGTTCAAGTCGGCCTACGTGTCGGCCAAGCACGGCGTCCTGGGGCTCGTGCGCACCCTGGCGCTGGAGGGCGCCGCCGAGGGGCTGTGTGCCACCGCGGTCTGCCCCGGCTACGTGCGCACCCCGCTCGTCGAGGGCCAGATCGCCGCCCAGGCCGAGGTCCACGGCCTCTCGGAGGAGCGCGTGCTGGAGGACGTCATCCTCGCGCCCCAGGCGATCAAGCGGCTCATCGAGCCCGAGGAGGTCGCCGGCGTCGTCGCGTTCCTGCTCGGTCCCGGCGGCGCCGCGTTCACCGGCGTGCCGGTGACGATGGACCTCGGCTGGACCGCGCGCTGA
- a CDS encoding HU family DNA-binding protein, producing MATVSKADLAQRLAEEAGLSSGDAKTAVEKTFELIVTSVAAGDEVNLPGFGKFSSTERAARQGRNPQTGETIQIAASTSPKFSAASAFKNAVKG from the coding sequence ATGGCTACCGTGAGCAAGGCAGACCTCGCCCAGCGCCTCGCAGAGGAGGCTGGGCTCTCCAGCGGCGATGCGAAGACCGCTGTCGAGAAGACCTTCGAGCTGATCGTGACGTCCGTCGCGGCCGGCGATGAGGTGAACCTCCCCGGCTTCGGCAAGTTCAGCTCGACTGAGCGCGCCGCCCGTCAGGGCCGCAACCCGCAGACCGGCGAGACGATCCAGATCGCCGCCTCGACGTCGCCGAAGTTCTCGGCGGCGAGCGCGTTCAAGAACGCGGTCAAGGGCTAG